The genomic segment GGCCCGGGTGCTGATGCAGATCTGCGCCGGGGTGCCCGATCCGGTGCCGGAGTCCGACCGGGGTCCGCTGCGGCCCTACCTGCGGCTGGCCGAGCACGCGATCGAGGCGTACCCGCACAGCGGCCTGCTGCTCGGCGCCGGTTCCGCGCTGGCCCGTCGGGCCGGTGAGATCGACGTCGCCGTGGACTGGGCGCGGCGGGGGGTGCGGCACTGGCCGTCGAAGCTCGCCGAGGTCTGGCTCGGGTACGCGTACCGCAGTGCGGGCCGGACCGGTGAGGCGCTCGCCGCCCTGCACCGCGCCGTCGAGCACGACCCCGACGACCTCTCCGTGTACGCCGACATCGCCGGCACGCTCGCCGACAACGGCCGACTCGACGAGGCGCTGCGCTGGACCGACCGGGCGTTGGCCCGCAACCCGACGTTCGACTGTGCGGTGCACACCGCGCACCGGCTGCGGTACCGGCGGGACGGCGCGCTGGCGCACCTGGTCGCGCTCGCCGACTTCCAGCGCGACCACCCGGACGACTCGCACGAGCACAGCGACCTGGCCGAGTGCTGCCACGGGCAACCGTGGCTCAGCCAGCTTCCGGCGGCCAGCGAGGCGGTGGTGGCGGTGCTGCGTCGGGTGCTCGCCACCGACGCCTCACCGGCCGGCGGACGGCTGCGGTTGACCGGGCTGGAGCCGCCGAGCGCGATGCGCGCGCTGGCGGCCACCTTCCCCGACCTGGCCGTCACCGTCGCCGAGGTCGCCGAACCGGACCTGCGGGAACCGCGCCGGTCCCCGGTGCGCCGGCTGTGGCGGTACCACGGCACCACCGCTGTGCCGGCGGCGCCGGTACCGTCCGCGTCGGCCGTCGAGCGGATCCGGCAGCTCGCCCACCCCGCCTGGCCGCACCCGCCGGCCGTGTACGACGCCGCGGTGGGGCTCGCCACCGTCGACCTGGACGATCTGCTCGGCCTGCTGGTGCACCCGCCGGAGCCGCCGGCCACCCCGCTGGGTCGGACGCTCACCGAGCACGATCCCACCCTCTGGGTGCGGTCGGTGCAGGTCTGGGCGTGCCTCGGCCTGCTGCATCACCGGGCCGACGAGCCGTGGCCCGACTCGACCCGGCGGCGGGTGCTGCTCGACCTGGTCTGGGGGATCGAGGACTGGACCACGGAAGCCGCCCTCTTCGCACTGGTGACCGCCGGCTGGGTCGACCCGGCGGCCCGGTCGGACGTGGCGGGGATCGTCGCCGAGCGGCTGGCCGACGCGGCCGAGGTGGCCCGGCACCGGCCGGTCTCGATCGCCCGGTCGGTGGCCCAGCTCGCGCTGGCCACCCCGGGGATGTCCGACGCGGCGAGGGATGCGGCCCGGCAGTTGCTGGCCGCGACCGACCCACCGGCCGGTCGCGCCGGCTGGTTCACCCGGTTGGTCAACTGGCTGACCGGTCGCCGGCGTGGTCGGTCGACGGCGCACCGCTGACCGACCCACGCCAGTCAGGCCACCGGGGCCTTGCTGAGCGCCACCTCGGCCTGCTCCTCCGGCGTCTGGCGGTCGGTCGGCACGTTGTTCGTCGACCGCAGCGGGATTTCCTTGATGAACCAGGCGAGCACCGGGACCGCGACCGCGAACAGCACCGCCCACACGAAGACCCCGGCGATCGAGCCGGCCAACCCGCCCAGCACGGTCTCCCGCAGTTGCGCGGGCAGTTCCCGCAGCGCGGCCGGATCGACGCCGGTCTCGCCGCCACCGCCGGCGATGTACTCGCCGGCGGGCGAGGACTGCAGGCGGCTGTTGAAGACCGCGCCGAACAGCGAGATGCCGAGCGAGCCGCCGATCGACCGGAAGAAGGTGGCCGCGCCGCTGGCCGCCCCGAGGTCGCGCTGCTCCACGCTGTTCTGCGCGATCAGCATCGAGGTCTGCATCAGGAAGCCCATCCCGACGCCGAGCACGATCATGTAGAGCGCCGACTCGACCCGACTGGTCCCGGCGTCCAGCAGCGTGAACAGGACCATGCCGGCGGTCAGGAACACGCCGCCGATGATCGGGAAGATCCGGTAGCGGCCGGTGCGGGTGATCGTCCGGCCGGCGACGATCGACGTGGCCAGCATCCCGAACATCAGTGGCAGCAGCAGCAGCCCGCTCTCGGTGGCGGTGGCGCCCTGCACGGTCTGCTGGAACAGCGGCAGGAAGTTCATCGCGCCGAACATCGCGAAGCCGAGCAGGAAGCCGACCGCCGAGATGACCGCGAAGTTGCGGTTGGCGAACAGGCCCAACGGCAGGATGGGTTCGGGTGCCCGCCGCTCGACCAGGACGAACGCGCCCGTGCTGAGCACGGTCAGCGCGACCAGGCCGAAGATCTGTGCCGACGCCCAGGCGTACTCGTTGCCGCCCCAGGTGGTGATCAGCACGAGCGCGGTGATGGCGGTGGAGAGCAGGCTCGCCCCGAGCCAGTCGATGCGGTGCTCGGTGCGGTAGCGCGGCAGGTGCATCCTCGTGGCCAGCAGCACCAGCGCCGCCCCGCCGAGCGGCAGGTTGATGTAGAACGCCCAGCGCCAGGAGAGGTTGTCGGTGATGAAGCCGCCGGTCAGCGGTCCGGCGACCATGGCGATGGCCATGATTCCGGCGATCATGCCCTGGTAGCGCCCGCGCTCGCGGGGCGGCACCAGGTCGCCGATGATCGCCATGACGCCGACCATCAGACCGCCGGCGCCGAGGCCTTGCAGCGCCCGGAACGCGATCAGCTGGATCATGCCGTCGCCGGGTCCGCCGAGCAGCTCCGAGCCGGCCATGCCGCACAGCGCCGATCCGAGCAGGAAGATCCCGATCGAGGTGAGGAAGACCGCCTTGCGGCCGTACAGGTCGCCGAGCTTGCCCCAGATCGGGGTCGACACCGTGGTGCCGAGCACGTAGGCGGTGACCACCCAGGTGAAGTGGTTCAGTCCCCCGAACTCGCCGACGATCCGGGGCAGCGCGGTGCTGACGATCATGTTGTCGAGCATCGCCAGCATCATGGCGATCATCAGGCCGGCCAGCACCACCCTGATGTTCGGCGGCGCCGCCGCCCGCTGGGTATCGGTCATCGGTAGGCTCCCCCTGAGCTGTGACCCACTTACTTGCCGTCCGGCTAGTCTACTTACTAGCCGGACGGTAAGCTTGCGGTCGGCGGACGTCAAGCGGAATTGGGGAGTGGGGACGGTGACCAGCGGCACACCCGGCAACACCAGGTCGCGCATCCAGGCCATCGCGCTGGAGCTCTTCACCGAGCAGGGGTACGAGAAGACCTCGCTCCGGGAGATCGCCGAGCGGCTGGGGGTGACCAAGGCCGCGCTCTACTACCACTTCAAGAGCAAGGACGACATCGTCAACAGCTTCGTCTCGGACCGGATCAGCCGGCTGGACGAGCTGGTCAAGTGGGCCGAGGACCAGCCGCTGGACGCCGCCGGCCGGCGGGCGGTGCTGCGCCGCTACGCCGACGAGCTGTTCGGCGACGAACACCACACGGTGATGCAGTTCTTCGAGCAGAACCAGACCGTGCTCAAGAGCCTGGCCGCCGGACAGATGATGCGGGAGCGGTTGATGCGGATCGCCAGCCTGCTGGCCGGTCCGGACGCCGCACCCACCGCCCAGGTCCGCGCGGCGATGGCCATCTTCGCCGTGCACAGCTCGCTGTTCGCGATCCGCGACTCGGCGGTCAGCCTGGCGGAGCGGCGGCGGATCGCCCTGGAGATCGGGGACGAACTGCTCGACCGGGTCCCCGATCCGCCGCGCTAGCCAGCTCGAGCCGCAGCGCGACCAACTCCACGCCGGGCGCCGGTGACCAGTCCAGCTCGGGGACCCGCCGGAAGCCGAGCCGGGCGTAGAGCCGGTGCGCCGGCGCGGAGAAACTCCGGGCGGAGATCACCAGGGCCCGGCAGCCCAGGCCCACCGCGCGGTCGACGCAGGCCCGGACCAGCGCCTCGCCGGCTCCCCGGCCCTGCGCCGCCGGGTCCACCGCGAGCATCCGGAACTCCGCCTCACCCGCCCTGGACAGCTCCGCGTACGCCGAACCGGGCAGCACGAACGTCACCGAGCCGAGCAGTTCGCCGGTCGGCTCGTCGACGGCCACCAGCACCTCGCCGGCCGCCGCCCGGGCCGGCACGTCCGCCAGCACGGCGGCGTAACCGTGCTCGCCCCGCAGCTGCCCGTCGGCCTCGTACGCGGCCACGGTGAGCCGGGCGATCGCGGCGTGGTCCGCCGGCTCGGCGGGGCGGACCCGAAGCCGGTGGCCGGTGGTCACCCGATGACGGCGATCAGGTCGCCGTCGGAGACCACGTCCCCCTCGTTCACCGCCAGCCGCTCGACCACGCCGTCCGACTCGGCGACAACCGGGATCTCCATCTTCATCGACTCGAGGATGACAAGCGTGTCGCCCTCGGAGACGGAGTCACCGGTCGAGACGACGACCTTCCAGACGTTCGCCACCATCTCGGCCCGGATCTCGTCGGCCACGATCCCGCCCTCCCTCGTCGACGCGTGTGCCCTGCGACGGTATCCAACCACGTGGCGGCCCGTCCGGTGTGCGCACCCGACGGACTAGCATCATCGGGTCAACTCCCGACCGAGGGAGAACGTGTCCGAACGGGAGGCAGCCAGCCATGGCGAAGAAGTCGCGCAAGAAGAAGGCCCGGAAGAAGAGCGCCGCCAACCACGGCAAGCGCCCCAACTCCTGACCGGTCCACCGGTCGCGGACCCGCCCGGACCCGGCCGTCGGCCGGGCCGGGTCAGTCCGGCAGGTACTCCCGGGAGTCGGTCTCGAAGACCAGTTCGGTGAGGCGGGCCCGCAGTCGCTCGCGCAGCTCGACCGGTGCGGTCTCGTTGCCGCAGCAGCGGGCGACCAGCTCCTTGACCTCCCGCTCGATGCCGTACTCACGCAGACACGGCGAGCACTCGTCGAGGTGGTGGCGGATCAGGAACCGGCGTTCGTCGGCGCACTCCAGGTCGAGGTAGAGGTAGACCTCAGCCAGTACCTCGCGGCAGTCCGTCTCGTGGGGTTCACCGCAACTCATGGTGCCTCACACCTCCCGGCCGGCTGCGGCGGACTTGGTCGACGGCGACGGGGTGGACCTGAAACCCCGCTCGGCAGCGTAGCGCTCCAGCAGCTTGCGTAGGTTCCGCCGGCCGCGGTGCAACCGCGACATGACCGTGCCGATCGGCGTCCCCATGATGTCGGCCACCTCCTTGTAGGAGAAGCCCTCGACATCGGCGAGGTAGACGGCGAGCCGGAAGTCCTCCGGCAGCTGCTGCAACGCGGCCTTCACGTCGCTGTCCGGCAGCCGGTCCAAGGCCTCGGTCTCGGCCGAGCGCAGCCCGCTGGAGGTGTGCGACTCCGCCTCGGCCAGCTGCCAGTCGGTGATCTCCTCGGTCGGCGCCTGGACGGGTTGCCGCTGCCGCCGCCGGTAGGAGTTGATGTAGGTGTTGGTCAGGATGCGGTAGAGCCACGCCTTGAGGTTCGTGCCCTCCTCGAACTGGTGGAAGGCGGCGAACGCCTTCAGGAAGGTCTCCTGCACCAGGTCCTCGGCGTCGGCGGGGTTGCGGGTCATCCGCAGGCCCGCCGCGTACAGCTGGTCGACGAAGGGCAACGCGTCACGTTCGAAACGCGCGCGCCGGTCCTCCGTTCTCTCCGGTCGGGTCAACCGCACGTCCCCTCGGCTCGATCGCGCCCCGGTCGACGGCCCGCCGGCAACCCGGCGGCCCGCGGAGCGCGCCACCGGATCCGCCGGCGTCGTCGACGCCAGAAAACCGGTGGACTGTCCCGCCGAGGATACGCGGAAAGTGGACGCGGTACCGGACGTTCCGGGGGCTGTGCCGCCACTCACCCAGGGCAGACCGGTCACCCCGGGTGATGCTCCGGTCGCGCCGGCCCAGCCGGTCGGCGGCCAGGCGGGACCGGCCACCGGGCCGGCCGGCCACGGTCGTCGACCGCCCCGATCTGGACTCCTCGTCTGCGTCGGCACCGGCCAACCCCCTCGCCATCGTGAGCTTCCGGAGGTTGTAACGCTGCGCGACGGCCGGAGAATTCCGGCGGTCCCGCCCCAACCTGGCCCCGGCCATGGGCGAGCCCACCGCTGGGACCAGGAAGGGCCTGGGAGGATGACGCCGCTCCCGCCGGGCCCGGCACGGACCCGGCAAGCCGTCCGGCATCAAGAAATGCAACGACCGCCTACGCCGGTGGACACGGGCCGCGATCCGCCCAGCCGTGCCCGCACAGCCAGCCCACCACGACCGCCGCCACCCCCGCCGGGTCCCGCCGCAGGTCGTGCCGCTCGCCGGGGCGGACGACCACCTGGACCGGCCCGCCGCCGGGCGGCAACCCGAACGGGTCCCGGTCCCCGTTGACCACCAGGGTGGGCAGCCCGGTGGCCAGCTCGGCGGCCCGGGACCGTTCCGGACGGCCCGGCGGATGCAGCGGGAAGGCCAGCGCGACGATCCCGACGGCGCCGACCGCCGACGCGGTCCGGCAGGCCACCCGGGCGCCGCTGGAACGTCCACCGACCACCAACGGACCGGCGACGTCGGCCCGCAGCGCGGCGAGGACGGCCGCCCATGCCTCGTCGAGCTGTCCGGCCGGTGCCGGCGCTCGCCGCCCGGCCACCCGGTAGGGCTGGGTCACCCGGGCGACCGCCACGCCGGCCGCAATCGCCGCGTCCCGCACCGCGACCAGATCGGGCGCGTCCACGTCGCCGCCGGCCCCGTGACCGAGCACCAACAGGCTGACCGGGTCACCGTCGGGCCGGTCGTACGTGACCCGGGCAGGTCCCCTCGGCGTGCTGATCTCGCTGGTCCGGCGCATTCGACAATTGTGCCGGCCGACGGCGTCCGACGATTGGCGACCGCGCGGAATCGAGCGATGACCAACCGCACGGCCCCGATTACGGCCGGCGGTCGGGTAATGACCGGGCGCGGCCGGAACCGGCGTCAGGCGTCGGCCCGCAACGGCACCAGGGTGAGCAGCCGGTCCCGCACCGGCGGACCGGCGTCGTCGCCGGCCTCCGGATCCCGCCGGACCTGTCCGCGCCAGGCGACGAGCATCGCCCGCCGCTCGCGCGGGGTGGTGCCGCCCCAGACCCCGTGGCAGTCCCCCACCTCCAACGCCCAGGCCAGGCAGGGTCCCGCAACGTCGCAGGTCCGGCAGAGCGCGACCGCGGCATCCGCCGGCTCGCTGGGCGCCGGGAAGAACGTCTCCGGGTCCACGTTCTGGCACACGCCCCGGGTGCGCCAGGCATCGTCGAGATGCCGCTCGCTGAGGGCCCGAACCAACCTCGGGTCCCGCCGTGCCGCGGCAACCTCGTGCGGGCGTGGCATCCGCGCCCGTGTCATCAACCCACCTCCCCCGTGGGGCCGGCAACATCAGTGGGACTCGTCCGCACGGTGCGAATCGACACCCACTGCCGGCGCTGTGTTCTATCGCAGAAACCGGCCCGGAGACAAGAGGCTTCACGAAGCTGCCGAAAAGTCTTGGTGGCGATTCAGCTCCAAAGCCGACAAATTAGTACGCGCCAATGCCCGCCGGCTCAGAAAAGCGTCAGCTCCGCGGGCTCCTCGGGCGGCGCCCCGAGTGGCGCGGCGGCCACCCGGGCGACCAGACCCGGACCGTCGTTGCGGACGTCCCCCACGGCCGGGCCGACCGGGCGCAGCTCGATCCCGGTGAGGTCCGCCGGCTCCGGCGGCGCGAGCAGCTCGGCGGCGGAGTCACCGAGCCAGCCGGCCCAGTGCCGGGGCGGCAGCACCAGCGGCATCCGGTCGTGCACCAGGGCCAGGTCCCCGACCGCCTCGGTGGTCACCACGCTGCAGGTCAGGACCGGCTCGCCGGCACCGCTCCAGACCGACCAGAGACCGGCGAAGGCGAGCACCCCGCCGTCGGCACGGGTCATGAAGTACGGCTGTTTGGCGGCGCCGTCCCGGCGGACCCACTCGTACCAGCCGTCGGCCGGCACCAGGCACCGGCGCCGCGCGAACGACCGGGCGTAGCCGGCCGTGGTGGCGACCGTCTCGGCCCGCGCGTTGATCATCCGGGCGGCGCCCCGGGCGTCCCGCGCCCAGGACGGCAGCAGCCCCCAGCGGGCCACCGACAGCGCCGAACCGCCCAACCGGGCGGAGACCCGCACGATCGGCACCGGATCGGTCGGCGCGACGTTGTAGTCGGCGGTCAACCGGCCGCCGGTGTCGTCGTACGCCTCGAAGAGCGCGCTCAGGTCCACCGCGCTCCTGGTGGTCGCGTACCGGCCGCACATGGGGCAACGCTAGCGCGGGGGACCGACAGCCCGCGTCCCGCGAAGCGGGAGCCGCCGACCGCACCGCCCGGACGCCGACCGGGACCGGCAGACTGGTCCGGTGGCGAACCTCACCGCGACCCGCCCACCGCAACCGTGGCAGGCGCCGACCGCGTCCGACCCGGTCGGCACCACGCTGCGCCTGCCGGGCTCCAAGTCGATGACGGCCCGGGCCCTGATCCTCAGCGCGATCGCCACCGGCCCGTCCACCCTGCGCCGCCCGCTGCGCGCCCGGGACACCGAACTGATGGCCGGCGGCCTGCGCGCCATGGGTGCCCACGTCTCCATCGTGGACGACGAACGCTGGCTGCTGCGGCCGCACCCGCTGCGCGGGCCGAGCCACGTCGACGTCGGCCTCGCCGGCACCGTGATGCGTTTCGTACCGCCGATCGCCGGCCTCGCCGACGGGCCGGTCACCTTCGACGGCGACCCCGTCGCCCGGACCCGCCCGCTCGGCCCGCTGATCGCCGCGCTGCGCTCGATCGGGGTACGGATCGACGCGCCGGGCGCCGGCAGCCTGCCGCTCACCGTCCGGGGCACCGGCCGGGTCACCGGCGGCGAGGTCGTCATCGACGCCTCGGGCTCCAGCCAGTTCGTCTCCGCGCTGCTGCTGGCCGCGCCCCGGTTCGAGCGGGGCGTCGTGCTGCGGCACGTCGGCCCGCCGGTGCCGTCCGCGCCGCACCTGCGGATGACCGTCCAGATGCTGCGGGCGGCCGGCGCCGGCATCGACGACACCACCCCGGACGTCTGGGTGGTGGAGCCGGGCCGGCTCACCGGCCGCGGCTGGGACATCGAACCGGACCTCTCCGGCGCGCTGCCGTTCTTCGCCGCGGCGCTGGTCACCGGCGGCCGGGTGACCCTGGCCGGCTGGCCGCCCAGCAGCCTGCAACCCGTCGACCGGCTGCGTGAGCTGCTCGGCCAGCTCGGCGGGGAGCTGTCTCTGGACACCGAGGGGCTGACGGTACGCGGCACCGGCGTCGTACACGGGCTGGACGCCGACCTCTCCGACGTCAGTGAGCTGACCCCGGTGCTGGCGGCCCTCGCGGCGCTGGCCGACTCGCCGTCCCGGCTGCGCGGGGTGGCCCACATCCGGGGCCACGAGACCGACCGGCTGGCCGCCCTCACCCGCGAGCTGACCGGCCTCGGCGCCGAGGTCATCGAGTCGCCGGACGGGCTGGAGATCCGGCCCCGACCGCTGCACGGCGGGCAGTTCGCCACCTACGACGACCACCGGATGGCGCACGCCGGCGCGGTCCTCGGGCTGGCCGTGCCCGGAATCAGCCTGACCGACGTGGCGTGTACCTCGAAGACCCTGCCCGAGTTCCCGGCACTATGGTCAGCGATGGTGACCGGCGGGAGCGATCACCGGTAGTGCCGCGGCTACGTGGCACCACCGGCCGCTCCCCGGACTAGAGGGAGCCGAGCTGGCCGGCAGGCGACGCGAGTACGACGAGGACGACGTACGGGTCCGGCCCGGCCGGTCGTCCCGGCCGCGTACCCGGACCCGGCCCCGGCACGCCGACGCGGTCGAGGGCTTCGTCATCGCCGTCGACCGGGGCCGCTACACCTGCGTGCTGCTGCCGGCCGACGCCGCGGACGAGCCGGTCACCGCGATGCGGGCCCGCGAACTCGGGCGCAGGTCCGTGGTGGTGGGTGACCGGGTCTGGCTGGTCGGCGACACCTCCGGGGCCAGCGGCGCGCTGGCCCGGATCGTCCGGATCGCCGAACGCAGCTCGGTGCTGCGCCGCACCGCCGACGACGACGACAGCACCCCGGAGGGACGGCTGGAACGGGTGGTGGTGGCCAACGCCGACCAGCTCGTCATCGTCAACTCGCTGGCCGACCCGCCGCCCCGGACCGGGTTCATCGACCGCTGCCTGGTGGCCGCGTACGACGCCGGGATCGAGCCGCTGCTCTGCCTGACCAAGTCCGATCTGGCCGGGCCGGAGCAGGTCCTGGGCTACTACGCCGAGTTGGACCTGCGGCACGTGCTGGTCGGCCCGGACGCCGACCTGACCGACCTGCGGGCCATCCTCACCGGCCGGGTCTCGGTCCTGGTCGGGCACTCCGGGGTGGGCAAGTCGACGCTGGTCAACCGGCTGGTGCCGGACGCCGACCGGGCAGTCGGGGTGGTCAGCGCGATCGGCCGGGGCCGGCACACCTCGACAAGCGTCGTCGCGCTGCCGCTGCCCGCGGACCGGGCGGCCGACGGCGGTCCGGGGTGGATCATCGACACCCCGGGGGTACGCAGTTTCGGGCTCGCCCACGTCTCGGCCGACAGCCTGCTGCACGGCTTCCCCGACCTCGTCGAGGGGACGCTTGAGTGCCCGCCCAACTGCGAGCACACCACCGGGGAGGACGACTGCGCGCTGAGTGCCTGGGTGGCCGCCGGCAACGCCGACCAGCGTCGGCTGGAGTCGTACCGGCGGCTGCTGGCCTCCCGGGCCGGCGACACGGAAGCGCAGTGACCCCCCGTCGCGGACCGGGGACGCGGCGATCCGTTACGTTTCCGCCATGGCCCGCTACGCCGACGACCTCTCCCTCGCGCACGTGCTGGCCGACACGGCCGACTCGATCTCGATGACCCGCTTCCGGGCCACCGACCTGCGGGTCGAGGCCAAGCCGGACCTGACCCCGGTCTCCGACGCGGACACCGCCGTCGAGCGGGCCATCCGGGCCACCCTGGCCCGGACCCGCCCCCGCGACGGGGTGCTCGGCGAGGAGTTCGGCGCCGCCGAGGCGGCGGCCGGCCGGGGTGGCCGGCAGTGGGTGGTCGACCCGATCGACGGCACCAAGAACTTCGTCCGCGGGGTGCCGATCTGGGCCACCCTGATCGCGCTGCTCGAGGACGACCAGCCGGTGGTCGGCCTGGTGTCGGCGCCCGCGCTCGGCCGCCGCTGGTGGGCCGCGACCGGCCACGGCGCATACGCCGGCCGGCACACCGCCGCCGCCACCCCGATCCGGGTCTCCGGGGTGAGCCGGCTCGGCGACGCGAGCTTCTGCTACTCCTCGCTCACCGGTTGGGAGGAGAACGGCCGGCTGCCGGCGGTCCTGGACCTCATCCGGCAGTGCTGGCGCAGCCGGGCGTACGGCGACTTCTACGGCTACATGCTGGTCGCCGAGGGCGCGGTGGACATGATGGTCGAACCGGAACTGTCCCTGTGGGACATGGCCGCGCTGATCCCCATCGTCACCGAGGCCGGCGGCGCCTTCACCGACCTGGCCGGGCGGCCCGGACCGGGCGGCGGCAGCGCCGTGGCCAGCAACGGCAGGCTGCAGGAGGAGCTGCTGCACCGGCTCGGATGACCATCGCGCGCGGCCGGCCCGGGCAACCTCTATCCTCGCCGGGTGGTGTCGACGAGTTGGTGCTTCCTGGCGGCGATGATCGTCGCCTACGGGGTAGCCAATCTGCTCCAGTCGGTCGCCGCGACCCGCACCTGGGTACACCACACGTTCGACCCCGGGCTGCTGCTGCGGCTGGCCGGACACCGTAGCTACCTGGTCGGGGTGGCCTGTCAGGTGCTCGGCTTCGGGCTCGCCTTCCTGGCCCGCCGGGACCTGCCGCTGTTCCTGGTCCAGGCCAGCGTGGCGGCCGGGCTCGGGGTGACCGCCGTGCTCGGCGTGGTGGTGCTCAAGTGGCGGCTGCCGGCGGCCGAGGTGGCCCTGCTGATCCTGCTGCTGGTCGGCGTCACCGCGCTGGTGCTGGCCGCCCGGCCGGCGGCCGCCGCGCAGCTCGGCACCGCCGGTCTGGTGGCGCTGACCGGGACGCTCGCGGTGATCGGCGCCGCCGGCGCCTTCGCGGTACGCCTGCACGGCGCGCCCGGCTCGGTCGCCCTCGGCGCGCTGGCCGGCCTGGCCTTCTCCGCCGCGGCGGTGGCCGCCCGCCCGCTCGCCTCGGCGCCCTCGTTCGACGCGTTCCTGCGCGACCCGCTGCTCTACCTGCTGATCGCCCACTCCCTGGTGGGTCAGCTCCTGCTCGGGCTGGCGATGCAGCGCGGCTCGACGACGGCCGCGGTGGCGGCCATGGACGCCGCCGGCGCGGTGCCCGCGGCGATCGTCGGCCTGCTCCTGCTCAACGACAAGATCTGGCCCGGCCGGGAGTGGCTGGCCGCGGTGGGCTTCCTGGTCACCCTGGCCGCCGTGCTCGGTCTGACCAGGTACGCCGCGCCGCAGCACCAACCCGCCGCCGGCCCCCGACCGACAGCGGCCGATCCGACAGCGGCCGAACCGACGCCGGCCGATCCGGCGCTGGTACCGGCCGGTCAGACCTCCACCGGCCGGCGGCGGCGCACCACCCGCTCGTACAGCCGCTCCAATGCGCCGGCCGTCCGGTCCCAGGTGTAGCTGCACCGGACCCGGTCCACGGCCGCGTGCCCGTACGCGAACCGCTCCGCGTCGTTGGCCAGCAGCCGGCGCAGGGTCACCCCGAGGCCGTGCACGTCGCCCGGCGGGACCAGCCGCCCGGTCACCTCGTCCACGACGGTGTCGGTGATCCCGCCGAGCGAGTAGCCGACCACCGGTACGCCGCAGGCCATCGCCTCCAGCGGGATCCGGCCGGCCGAGGCGTACCGGGGGGTGCAGGCGACCAGGTCGGCCGAGCGGTACCAGGAGGGCAGTTGATCGTGTGGGACGCCGCCGACGATCCGGACCTGGCCGGCCACCCCGGCCCGGTCGGCGAGCTGGCGGAGCCGCCGCGCCTCGGCGTGGTCGGCCAGGCTGGCCTCGGCCGGGCCGCCCGCGATCACCAGCTCGGCGTCGCTGACCAGCCGCATCGCGCGGATCAGGTCGTCCTGGCCGTGGCCGGGGGCGAGCCCGCCGACGGAGAGGATGCGGGGTCGCCGGCCGCGCTCCTCGGCCTCCCCCTCGGGGGTGAACCGGGCGGTGTCGACGCCGGCCGGCACCACGGCCACGGCGGCGCGTTGCAGGCCCATCCGGGTCAACTCGTCCACCTCGTCGGTGCACTGGGCGACCGCCATGTCGACCGCCCGGGTCAGCGCGAGTTCCAGCGGGATCCGCTCCCCCGGGCCCGAGTACGCGTCGCCGAGGTGGCGG from the Solwaraspora sp. WMMD1047 genome contains:
- the rsrA gene encoding mycothiol system anti-sigma-R factor; translated protein: MSCGEPHETDCREVLAEVYLYLDLECADERRFLIRHHLDECSPCLREYGIEREVKELVARCCGNETAPVELRERLRARLTELVFETDSREYLPD
- a CDS encoding alpha/beta family hydrolase encodes the protein MRRTSEISTPRGPARVTYDRPDGDPVSLLVLGHGAGGDVDAPDLVAVRDAAIAAGVAVARVTQPYRVAGRRAPAPAGQLDEAWAAVLAALRADVAGPLVVGGRSSGARVACRTASAVGAVGIVALAFPLHPPGRPERSRAAELATGLPTLVVNGDRDPFGLPPGGGPVQVVVRPGERHDLRRDPAGVAAVVVGWLCGHGWADRGPCPPA
- a CDS encoding tetratricopeptide repeat protein gives rise to the protein MDDPRLSAEGELALARLALDEGDLTHAAGHLSGAIAYAPTMPEVHEVLAQLAARTGGGLDLFPLDHHPFIGTVVARAHLLAAAGQPAEGLELLAAATGHAPVADWAGVPWVGAPDLPGRLDPERLARVLMQICAGVPDPVPESDRGPLRPYLRLAEHAIEAYPHSGLLLGAGSALARRAGEIDVAVDWARRGVRHWPSKLAEVWLGYAYRSAGRTGEALAALHRAVEHDPDDLSVYADIAGTLADNGRLDEALRWTDRALARNPTFDCAVHTAHRLRYRRDGALAHLVALADFQRDHPDDSHEHSDLAECCHGQPWLSQLPAASEAVVAVLRRVLATDASPAGGRLRLTGLEPPSAMRALAATFPDLAVTVAEVAEPDLREPRRSPVRRLWRYHGTTAVPAAPVPSASAVERIRQLAHPAWPHPPAVYDAAVGLATVDLDDLLGLLVHPPEPPATPLGRTLTEHDPTLWVRSVQVWACLGLLHHRADEPWPDSTRRRVLLDLVWGIEDWTTEAALFALVTAGWVDPAARSDVAGIVAERLADAAEVARHRPVSIARSVAQLALATPGMSDAARDAARQLLAATDPPAGRAGWFTRLVNWLTGRRRGRSTAHR
- a CDS encoding WhiB family transcriptional regulator, with the translated sequence MTRARMPRPHEVAAARRDPRLVRALSERHLDDAWRTRGVCQNVDPETFFPAPSEPADAAVALCRTCDVAGPCLAWALEVGDCHGVWGGTTPRERRAMLVAWRGQVRRDPEAGDDAGPPVRDRLLTLVPLRADA
- a CDS encoding biotin/lipoyl-binding carrier protein — protein: MADEIRAEMVANVWKVVVSTGDSVSEGDTLVILESMKMEIPVVAESDGVVERLAVNEGDVVSDGDLIAVIG
- a CDS encoding TetR/AcrR family transcriptional regulator; translation: MTSGTPGNTRSRIQAIALELFTEQGYEKTSLREIAERLGVTKAALYYHFKSKDDIVNSFVSDRISRLDELVKWAEDQPLDAAGRRAVLRRYADELFGDEHHTVMQFFEQNQTVLKSLAAGQMMRERLMRIASLLAGPDAAPTAQVRAAMAIFAVHSSLFAIRDSAVSLAERRRIALEIGDELLDRVPDPPR
- a CDS encoding SOS response-associated peptidase yields the protein MCGRYATTRSAVDLSALFEAYDDTGGRLTADYNVAPTDPVPIVRVSARLGGSALSVARWGLLPSWARDARGAARMINARAETVATTAGYARSFARRRCLVPADGWYEWVRRDGAAKQPYFMTRADGGVLAFAGLWSVWSGAGEPVLTCSVVTTEAVGDLALVHDRMPLVLPPRHWAGWLGDSAAELLAPPEPADLTGIELRPVGPAVGDVRNDGPGLVARVAAAPLGAPPEEPAELTLF
- a CDS encoding MDR family MFS transporter; the protein is MTDTQRAAAPPNIRVVLAGLMIAMMLAMLDNMIVSTALPRIVGEFGGLNHFTWVVTAYVLGTTVSTPIWGKLGDLYGRKAVFLTSIGIFLLGSALCGMAGSELLGGPGDGMIQLIAFRALQGLGAGGLMVGVMAIIGDLVPPRERGRYQGMIAGIMAIAMVAGPLTGGFITDNLSWRWAFYINLPLGGAALVLLATRMHLPRYRTEHRIDWLGASLLSTAITALVLITTWGGNEYAWASAQIFGLVALTVLSTGAFVLVERRAPEPILPLGLFANRNFAVISAVGFLLGFAMFGAMNFLPLFQQTVQGATATESGLLLLPLMFGMLATSIVAGRTITRTGRYRIFPIIGGVFLTAGMVLFTLLDAGTSRVESALYMIVLGVGMGFLMQTSMLIAQNSVEQRDLGAASGAATFFRSIGGSLGISLFGAVFNSRLQSSPAGEYIAGGGGETGVDPAALRELPAQLRETVLGGLAGSIAGVFVWAVLFAVAVPVLAWFIKEIPLRSTNNVPTDRQTPEEQAEVALSKAPVA